Proteins encoded by one window of Deinococcus yavapaiensis KR-236:
- the mutS gene encoding DNA mismatch repair protein MutS, which produces MLQQYVELRDEVEERLPGAILLFQCGDFFETFGEDAERLSRLLGITLTHKTSKDFSTPMAGVPIRAKDQHVERLLAAGVKVAIAEQMELPGSGLVDRKVTDLFTPGTLTEERLLGADENYLASVATGDGYALALLDVSTGEFKCAVFGTRGALYDELARHRAREVLLAPEFEENAALLSDFRAKFPVMISKGSFDEAACEAELRSTFGAIPESLATSALVRACGSILAYTRSTQHGRLDMVTRVVRYEPGASLHLSDAALRALEVFQANSAGGSTLLSALAHTRTAGGKRRLRAWLRSPLLDEASIQGRLDAVEALVRAPDLRDGIRALLYRAHDLERLAARVASQRVLPKEVAALARTLELLPELDALLEGQGGLLGQVRARLTALPDVVAIIRAALVDNPPIRLGEGGLIREGFSAELDALRDEALTGRAWMADLEARERERTGLPIKVAYNSVFGYYLEVSQAHAHKVPSDYRQVATLKDRARFTRPDVRERERDIARCESAAERLEFEVFGELRAALANHVELLSAAAGALSELDVLSTLAEVAFSRGWNRPATSSGEVRLVQARHPVVELALREAFVPNDAVMNASRRMLVLTGPNMAGKSTYLRTVVLCALLHQIGSFVPVDEAELPLFDAIHTRIGANDDLAGGRSTFMVEMSELAAILHSATSKSLVILDEVGRGTSTLDGLAIAQAALEHLHGVGAFTLFATHYFELTRLEGELPGLVNLHVAAQEEARGLTFYHQVLEGAAKSSYGVEVAKIAGLPGSVTTRAAALLASLTAKSEGGDGELARELASLDLARLTPMEALGLLHAWQKKLSS; this is translated from the coding sequence ATGCTGCAGCAGTACGTCGAGCTTCGCGACGAAGTCGAAGAGCGCCTGCCCGGCGCCATCCTGCTCTTTCAGTGCGGCGACTTCTTCGAAACCTTCGGCGAGGATGCCGAGCGGTTGTCGCGCTTGCTGGGCATCACGTTGACGCACAAGACGAGCAAGGACTTCTCCACGCCGATGGCGGGCGTGCCGATTCGCGCAAAGGATCAGCACGTGGAGCGTCTGCTCGCGGCGGGCGTGAAGGTCGCGATCGCCGAGCAGATGGAGTTGCCGGGCTCGGGCCTCGTGGACCGCAAGGTGACGGACCTCTTCACGCCGGGCACGCTCACCGAGGAGCGCCTGCTGGGCGCCGACGAGAACTATCTCGCGTCCGTGGCGACCGGCGACGGGTACGCGCTGGCATTGCTGGACGTATCGACGGGCGAGTTCAAGTGCGCGGTGTTCGGCACGCGCGGCGCCTTGTACGACGAGCTCGCGCGGCACCGAGCGCGCGAGGTGCTGCTCGCGCCGGAGTTCGAGGAGAACGCGGCGCTGCTGTCGGACTTCCGTGCGAAGTTCCCGGTGATGATTTCGAAGGGCAGCTTCGACGAGGCGGCGTGCGAGGCGGAGTTGCGCTCGACGTTCGGCGCAATTCCGGAAAGCTTGGCGACGTCGGCGCTCGTTCGAGCGTGCGGATCGATTCTCGCGTACACGCGCTCGACGCAGCACGGGCGGCTCGATATGGTGACGCGCGTCGTGCGGTACGAGCCGGGCGCGTCCTTGCACTTGTCGGACGCGGCCCTGCGCGCCTTGGAAGTGTTCCAGGCCAATTCGGCGGGTGGGTCGACGTTGCTGTCCGCGCTCGCGCACACGCGCACGGCGGGCGGGAAGCGGCGGTTGCGAGCGTGGCTGCGCTCCCCGTTGCTGGACGAAGCGTCGATTCAGGGGCGCCTCGACGCGGTGGAAGCGCTCGTACGCGCTCCGGATCTGCGCGATGGAATTCGGGCGTTGCTGTACCGAGCGCACGATTTGGAGCGTCTCGCGGCGCGCGTGGCGTCTCAGCGGGTGCTGCCGAAGGAGGTGGCGGCGCTCGCCAGGACGTTGGAGTTGCTGCCAGAACTCGACGCCCTCTTGGAAGGGCAAGGCGGGCTGCTCGGGCAAGTGCGGGCGCGTTTGACGGCCTTGCCGGATGTCGTGGCGATCATTCGGGCGGCGCTCGTAGACAACCCGCCGATTCGCCTTGGCGAAGGCGGGCTCATCCGCGAGGGGTTCAGCGCCGAACTCGACGCGTTGCGCGACGAGGCGCTGACGGGCCGAGCGTGGATGGCGGACCTCGAGGCGCGCGAGCGAGAGCGAACGGGCTTGCCGATCAAGGTCGCGTACAACTCGGTGTTCGGCTACTACTTGGAAGTATCGCAGGCGCACGCGCACAAAGTTCCGTCGGATTACCGTCAAGTGGCGACCTTGAAGGACCGCGCCCGCTTCACGCGGCCGGACGTGCGCGAGCGCGAGCGTGACATCGCGCGTTGCGAGTCGGCGGCGGAGCGCTTGGAGTTCGAGGTGTTCGGCGAGCTTCGCGCGGCCCTCGCGAACCACGTGGAGTTGCTTTCGGCGGCGGCGGGAGCGTTGAGCGAACTCGACGTGTTGTCCACCCTCGCCGAGGTGGCGTTTTCGCGCGGCTGGAACCGACCGGCGACGTCGAGCGGTGAAGTGCGGCTCGTGCAGGCGCGGCATCCCGTGGTGGAGCTCGCGCTGCGAGAGGCGTTCGTGCCGAACGACGCCGTCATGAACGCGTCGCGTCGCATGCTGGTGTTGACGGGGCCGAACATGGCGGGCAAGTCGACGTATCTGCGCACGGTGGTGTTGTGCGCGCTGCTGCATCAGATCGGGTCCTTCGTGCCCGTGGACGAAGCGGAGTTGCCGTTGTTCGACGCGATTCACACGCGGATCGGCGCGAACGACGACCTCGCCGGGGGTCGCTCGACGTTCATGGTGGAGATGAGCGAGCTCGCGGCCATCTTGCACTCGGCCACGTCCAAAAGTCTCGTGATTCTCGACGAGGTGGGTCGGGGCACGAGCACCCTCGACGGCCTCGCGATCGCGCAGGCGGCTTTGGAGCACTTGCACGGCGTCGGGGCGTTCACGCTGTTTGCCACGCACTACTTCGAGCTCACCCGGCTCGAAGGAGAGTTGCCGGGCCTCGTGAACCTTCACGTCGCCGCGCAGGAGGAGGCGCGCGGGCTGACGTTCTACCATCAGGTGCTCGAGGGAGCGGCGAAAAGCAGTTACGGGGTGGAGGTCGCGAAGATCGCGGGCTTGCCGGGAAGCGTCACGACGCGGGCGGCGGCTTTGCTGGCGAGCTTGACGGCGAAGAGCGAGGGTGGAGACGGCGAGCTCGCGCGGGAACTCGCGTCGCTGGACTTGGCACGCCTCACGCCCATGGAGGCGCTGGGGTTGCTGCACGCGTGGCAAAAGAAGTTGTCGTCCTGA